CCACCAAGCAGGCAAAGAAAATCCTTGAGGACGACCGCACCCTGTTTTCCGCCGCAAAATCCGGCGAGATCGACCTTGCGCTCCTGCGCGACCTGCACCTAATGACGGCCAAGCCGTTCCTGTACGTTTTCAACTCCGACGAGGAAGTTTTGCTTGACGACGCCCGCAAGCAACAACTCCGCGACCTCGTCGCCCCCGCCGACTGCGTGTTCCTCGACGCAAAGACTGAGACCGAACTCCTTGAACTTGATGAGGAGGAAGCCCTTGAACTTCTGGAATCCGTCGGCCAAACCGAGCCCGGCCTACACTCCCTGGCGAAAGCCGGTTTCGCCACCTTGGGCTTGCAAACCTACCTCACCGCTGGGCCGAAAGAATCCCGCGCCTGGACAATCCACAAAGGCGACACCGCCCCGAAAGCGGCGGGTGTTATCCACACCGACTTCGAACGCGGCTTCATCAAAGCAGAGATCGTTTCCTTCGAAGACCTTGACAAAGCAGGCTCCATGGCCGAAGCCAAAGCACAAGGAAAAGTGCGCATGGAAGGCAAAGACTACGTCATGGTCGATGGGGACGTGGTGGAGTTTAAGTTTAACGTTTAGCGTTATTGACGTTTCTCGTTAAGTCTGGCAGCCTTATCGTGTGATCATATCTTTTGGTGACCGGGACACCGAACGGGTATGGCGGCGTGAAGCTGTGACAAAGCTTGATCCACGGATTCATAAAACTGCTAACCGGAAACTTCATCAACTTGATGCAGCCACGACCCTTGACACACTGAGGGTGCCGCCAGGTAATCGCTTGGAGGCGCTCAAAGGCAACCGAAAGGGTCGCTACAGTATCCGGGTGAACAAACAGTGGCGGATTACATTTCGGTGGACTGATGGTGGTCCCGAAGACGTAACTGTCGAAGATTGTCATTGAGGTGCGATATGACTGAGAAGCTTTATCCTCCGATTCACCCTGGTGAAGTCTTGATGGAGGATTTCATTGAGGGATTCGGGATAACCCAGAACAAACTCGCTGTGTCAATTGGCGTGCCACCGCGCCGAATCAACGAGATCGTGCACGGGAAGCGGGGAATCACTGCGGACACCGCACTTCGGCTGGGGAAGTACTTTGGTATAGAGCCAAAGTTTTGGTTAAACCTGCAATCACGATACGAGCTCGAACTGGCAGAGGAAAAGGTCGGCGAGCAAATCTCGGCGATTCAACCCCTCGACGCCGCTTAACCGGCAAAAAGTCGATGCTGTTTAACAGCACGATGCAAGGCACCCACCGACAGGTTTTCGCTGGGTGTTTACTGCTTTTAGCGACCTTGATGGTTTCTGGAGTTCATCGTTCGACTATGTTACGGGCGCGGCAATCTTGACGTCACGCCTATTTCAATGCTCAATAAGCCAGCGATCGTGGCTGGCTGCGATGAGTGTGCCACTCCACGCGAACAATACTGATTCCGGCACCGCAATCGTCGAAAAGTGCAGGTAACTAGTACAAGTATGTCGGGTGCGCTTGCAATGGTCAGTGCAAGCGCACCCGGCGTTGGTTTGTGACCGATCGGTGGAGGATTGGGCTATTCCGCAACGAAGGATGCAAAACACCAAAACCTAGCACGCTGTCCCCAGTAGCCCATAGTTTCTCAGTGAGGCCAGGATCACCACGACGTGGATGTCGCTGGACCGCGGCACCATTCGACCTGTAGAAAGTAATTGAACCCGATGCTGATGATTCGTCTTGGGCTTGACCAAAGATTATTCAGCGCAGCAGGGTGGATTTACCAGCACCGCGTGATCCTGCAATGAGCAAATGTTCGCCGAATGCAAGCTTGAATAAACGCGGACGATGAGAACTAGCAAACTCTCTGGATAGGTCAGTCGTCACGGATAACGAATGCGGGAGAATTTTCGCGGGCCGCGTTAGGGGCACAGAAGGTTATGCACTCAATTCCTGAATGCCAGAAGTCCTCACAAAATGAACAACGCACTTCAAACCAAAAAAGAACTGCTAAAGAGCCGGATCCAGCCCCGTCCCCGCTAGAACAATGCACCCCCATGCGCTGAGACTCCTTTAATAATTGACTAAATTTGAATGACATCATCCACGGTAGCCAATATACTGCGGGGCATGAAAATATCCCGGACCCTTGGCACCCTCACCCTCCTGACAGCCATTGTTGTAGGCATTGCTGGCTGTAGCAACGATTCCGTCGGCAGCGATGCCAGCGACACCGCAGCATCCGACACGGTAGCCACGATTCCCGCATCGAGCCCTTCTCCGGAAAAACCCGAGAACAAAGACCCCGCCACCACCGATGGATCCTTCTGTGAGGTGATGCTCACCGACATCGATACCGCAGCCACGACGTACGCTGTCAACATTTCAGGCATGACCTCCGCTGACCAAGTGAAAAAGAAACTCGCCCTCGTTGAGCAGATCACCACCCCACCGGAGGGGCTGGAGGAAGAGTTTGCCATCTGGAAGACCTACTTGCAGACTGCGGTGACCTCGATCGACGACATCAGCGCGATGACCGCCGCTTACGACGACACAACCGAGGCCGCTGGCCAAGCTCTCTTCCGCGTTTATGTCGATGAGTGCATGAGTCGCCTCTAAGCAAACGTCCCGTCTCAACTCAAGGGGTAAGCAAAGTCTGCGTATCCTGCTTTCCTTACCGTAGATACACTGACAGTTCTTCCAAAAAAGACCCAGTATTACTGCCACCTTGAACTGCCCTGGGTTTTGTTCTTAGGTGTGTGCCTTGTGTTTCTATTATTTCTTGTTGGTGGTTGGTTCCGTTTCGACTTCGACTGGTGTGCGGTAGCCTAGGTTTTCTTCGAGTCTGGTTTCATTCCACCAAGTACCCCATTGGAACGTGGCGATTTCAACTTCTACAGCATCAACCCATCTGTGGGGATTGATGAGTTCATTTTTTAAGGAGCCGTTGACTTTTTCCGCGAGGGCATTGTCATAAGAATCCTTTTGCTGTGCCGGTTGATGCGGTGATCCCTGATTCTCTCAGCCGCTGATTGTAAACAATACTGACGTATTGTGTGCCATGGCCTGTATGGTGAATCAGCCCAGTAGTTTCCTTCGGTAAAGCAATAGCTTGGTTAAGAGCCTGCAGCGGCAATGCCTCACGTACGCAGTGAATCTGATAAAGCCCAGCCGATGATCGTGCGGGAGAATACATCGGTGATACAAGCGGTGTACACAAACCCTTTCCTGGTTAGTACATAGGTAATGTCAGCAACCCATAACCGGTTAGGGCAACTGGCTGTGAAGTTACGGTTAACCACGTCTGGTCGGGTGTCTGCTTGTGTGCCTTGATGGGTGGTGATCGGGGTTTTACCTTTGCTTTTACCGCACACCCGCCAAACGCATCACACGTGCTGTTTGTTCACGGCCAATAGTCACCCCAGCACGACGCAAAGCATGCCGCATTTTGCGGACACCGTACACTTCAGTAATTTTCCTTGTGGATACGTCGGATCAGCTCTATCAATGTTTCTGTCACGAATGTACGCGAGCACTTGGACCTTAAAGCCTTTGACTGGCGGTAACCACGAGATGTGATAAACCCACCGACACGGTGACTATTCAGTGTCTGGCAGATGAACTCGACTTCAGAAACGATCACGGTAGTGGTCGATAAACCTGATCATTTCCTTTCGTTTCGGGTCGAGTCTAGATGCGAAAAAAGCCGATGCAGCCTTTGAACTGCTCATTAATATCCCGTAGTTCCTGATTGTCACGACGCAACCGCGCATTTTCGGCGATCACATCAGCTTCATCACGGTGAATGATTTCCGCGCCATCCACGCCTAGCCTTTCTACACCCACTGGGCGTGCCGTATGCCACGACACACCAAGCTTCGGCGCCACACATTCACGCCCTACCCGCAACGAGCAGATCTTCAGCCAGAATCCGATTCTCAACAAGACGGACCACACGATCCTTAAGCATCCTGATCAAATTTCTCACGTCTACTCCAGATTTTAGATTTTCCCATCTACTCAAACGGAACAAAACCTGGGGCACTTCACCTTTGATCTGATCGACACCGCTGTTCTGGCGGCTGCTGTCTGATCATATGGTTCAAAGATCCTCTATAGCGCGCAGCTAAGCCCCTGTGGCTTTTGATCATCTTGCTCTTTCCGATTATTGGGCCGATCATATACCTACTTAAAGGCGGTTCTAAAGTTAGGGTTTAACAGGCTCTTCCTCTCTCGGTTGTTGAGGTACGTAACAACCCCACAGCCTAACTGGGGTAAACGATCCTATCTGTATCACTGCATACAAATAGATCCTGTACTCGGTGCGTGAAAACCCGAAACCAGCGCACACATAACGCGTCCGACGCTTCGAGCCTTTGACAAAAGGCATACTGGTGTCATGTCTAAAACTTCGGAAAGCCCCGAGTGGCATCGTGAGCTTATTGCCCGCGAGCCTGTCTTAGATCACCCCGAATTCATCTGGGATGATCGCTCCTTCGACTCCGAGATCGCTTCCGATTTCGCCGAAATTGGGGCATCCGGAACCTGGTACCCTCGAGAGGTCATCCGCGAAGTCGTCCTGGGGCGACTCGCCGGGACACATGCCACCTCGTTGCCTGGCGGCTACCGCATCGAAGACGCACAAGTCATCGAAATCACTCCCGATGTAGCCCAGGTTCGCTACAGCTTGCACGCGCAAGGCCGAGTCACCAGGCGAACTACGCTCTACCGGCGTGGACCCGACGGTTGGCAGGCCGTTTTCCACCAAGGAACCGTAGTCCCCAACGCTATTCCGCTACCACCCAATCATCCAGAGCCTCGCCAAGCGTAATCACCTCGAGCGGCCTCCTCAAACATGAACATGAAATGGTGAGCAATCACAGGGCAGCAACCGGGTAGCTTTCGACAGAGTCGAAGAGATTGATCTTGATGCGCCGCTTAGGCAGCGGGGTTAGAGCTGCTTCTTGTAATTGTGCGCTTTGTTGTTAATTCTGCCTGGTGTACGGGGCTGTTATGTCGCCAAGGCGCACGTTTAGCAAGCCCTGGTCTCCTTCGCACCTGCCGCCAGTCACCCCCATCCTAAACCGGTCTTTAAATCCTGTTACACTCTAAAGCTGTGACACGGGGTGCCACGCCGCCAAAAGTACGTGCGTGTGCTGAGAATATACCCGTTGTACCTGCCTCAGATAATGCTGACGAAGGGATGTCTTTATCATGTTGTTGATTCCTGCCCGCCAAATTTCTGGCGAAATCCGCGAAAACTCACCGCTTGTTGGGTGTATCACCAACACTGTTGTGACGAACTACACCGCTAACCTCCTGCTCGCTGTTGGTGCAGCCCCGGCAATGGTCGATATTGTTGGCGAAGCAGGTTTGTTTACAGGCGTTTCCGATGCCACCCTCATTAATCTCGGAACCCCCACTCCTGAGCAGCGTGAAGCCGCCCTTGAGGCTGCATCTTTTGCCCATGCTGCTGGACGCATCTGGGTACTTGACCCAGTAGCTGTGGGCAGTTTGCCCGTGCGTACGGACTTGGCCAAGGACCTGCTCACCCACCTTCCCGTCGTCATCCGTGGTAATGCCTCGGAAATCATCGCCCTGGCAGGCAAAGGGGTAGGCGGGCGCGGAGTCGACTCCTCGGATTCTGTTGGCGAGGCTATTGTTGCCGCTCAGGCACTCTCGCAGACCTACGGTTCGATTGTTGCTATTTCCGGCGAGGTTGATGCCATCGTGCAGGGCAACACTGTTGTGCGCATCGCAGGTGGATCGGCACTGCTCACCAAGGTCACAGGTGCCGGTTGTGCGCTGGGCGCTCTCATCGGCGCAGCGGCTTCCACCAATAAGGACATTCTTTCCGGCGTTGTCGCTGCTCACGTCATGTACGCTGCCGCCTCTGAAAAAGCTGCTGCCCGTTGCACTGGCCCGGGTACCTTTGGCGTGTACTTCCTTGATGAACTCGCCGCGCTCACTGACGCAGACCTTGACCGCATCTCAGTTAGCGTAGAAAAGATCGGCGCTGGCGATACCGCTGGAGGCATGGGGCAATGAGCGGAGCAGACCGCGGGGCTTCTTTTCTGCATCTCTACCTTGTGACTGACCATGATCTGTGCTTGAAGGCAGGTCGCAGCGTCTTGGACACCGTGTCCTTAGCAGTTGAGGGCGGTGTCACCTGCGTGCAACTGCGGGAAAAGAAAGGCCAGACGAAGGATTTTCTTGAACTGACGGTGCAGGTTTGCCAGGCTGTTGGTCACAAGGTGCCGGTCATCATTAATGACCGCGTGGATGTATTTCTCGCTGCCCGCGCGCTGGGCGTCCATGTCGCAGGGGTGCACGTTGGTCACAGTGATCTTCCTGCTCGCCTTGTGCGCGAATTGATCGGCCCTCATGCGCTCCTGGGGCTGTCGGCCGCAACACCGGCAGAGGTTCGTGAAGCCGAGGAATCTGGTGTGGTGGACTACATCGGCGTCGGCACGGTGCATTCCACGACCACCAAGGATGACGCGCCCAGACCCCTGGGCGTGGAAGGAGTCAGCACACTTGCCGCATCCACCCACCTGCCAACCGTCGCTATTGGCGGCATTGGTGTGGCTGATATGGAACCTTTGGGTAAATCACACATCGATGGGGTGGCTGTTGTTTCCGCGATCTGTAGTGCCCTTGATGCCAGGGCCGCATCCCAGGAGCTTTATCAACAGTGGCAGCGTGGCCGAGATAAAAAGAAGGAGAAATGATGAATACCCCCCGCGTTCTTTCTGTTGCAGGTTCTGATCCCTCCGGCGGAGCGGGTATACAGGCCGATCTTAAGGCTATGAGCGCCTGTGGTGCCTACGCCATGACCGTCATTACCGCACTGACCGCCCAATCCACGAAGGGCGTTGCGGGCGTACACCCCGTGCCAGTTGACTTCGTGCGTGCTCAGCTCGACACCCTCCTTGATGACATCACGCCCAATGCGACAAAGATCGGTATGCTGGCCAGCCGTGAGTTGGCCGAGGTGGTGGGGGAGTATCTACAGCGCCTAGATAACGTGGTCCTTGATCCTGTCATGGTTGCCACCTCTGGTGACTCACTGCTTGCGCCCGATGCCATTGACACCGTGCGTGAGTTGTGTACGAAGGTGGACCTCATTACACCCAACATGGCGGAGGCTGCCGTGCTCCTCGACTGTGCGGTTGCCGCCACCCCCGATGATCTATGTGCGCAGGCTCAAGCTCTGATGGACATGGGGGTGCGCCGCGTTATCGTCAAGGGTGGGCACCTCGACAATGTTGCCACCGATGTCTACGCCGACGAGGACGGCATCAGCCTCATTACCGCCGAGCGTATCAACACCTGCAATACCCACGGCACGGGATGCAGCCTTTCCGGTGCTATTGCCGCCCTGCGTCCGGCCACGTCCACATGGTACGAGGCCGTCGCCCGCGCAAAGCATTACCTGACCGGCGCGATTGGCGCCGCAGATAGCCTCGCTCTTGGTCACGGAAACGGGCCGGTCCAGCACTTCTATGAGCTGTGGTCCTGCGCACGTGACACTGTGGGCACAACTCTTTCCTTCCCAACAATCCCGGCGCGCACCATCCGCTGACCTTCCATCCGTCCCCTCTTGATTTCCATGAAAGGACCTTTCATGGCCTTTACCGATGAACTCTGGGCCGACACCTCCGACGTCTACCAAGCCATTACTTCTCATCCTTTTGTTACGGGGTTGGGCGATGGCAGTCTGCCTCGTGAGACCTTTGCCTACTACATGGCGCAAGATGGTCTCTACCTTGGCGAATATGCCCGCGTCCTGGCTGGCTTGGCCACCCAGTGCGACAGCGCCGATGATCTGCTCTTCTGGGTGGACTCGGCCCGCACCGCCATTGTGGTTGAACGCGAGCTGCATGCTTCCCATGTGGACCTTACTGCTGAAACCTCAATGAGCCCCACCTGCCGCGCCTACACATCGTTCCTGTTGGGTGTTCTTGAATCCGGGTCCTACGGGGTGGCCGCTGCTGCGGTTCTCCCGTGTTATTGGATCTACCAGGAGGTTGGACAGCACCTGCTGGCCGCCGCGGGTGACCTCAAAGGTCACGCCTACGGCGATTGGATTGGAATGTACGCTGATGAGGATTTCGCCCAGTCCGTGCGCCACGCCCGCGATATCGTCGACAAGCTGGGTGAGCGTGCATCCAAGCAGGAACGCGCCCGCATGCACGAGGCCTATGCGACGGCTGCCCGTTACGAGTGGATGTTCTGGGATGCGGCGTGTCGCAAGGAAAGCTGGGCTGTGTGAGCGGAGGGGGGTTAAGAAAGTCACTTTAATCAGTCCAGCACATTGATGCCTCCCGGTCAGGTGCGTGGCACCCTCACGATCGGTGTGATCCTCAGCATCTTCCGCAACGAACTCGCGATCGGGATACTTTCTGCTCATGTCGTCCCGCATGATCAGGATGTCGTCACAGTCCCGCTTGTCGACGGCCCCGGAGGGTCGAGTATCTGGCTTGGAACGAGTTCAACCCAAGCCCCGCCGCCCGAGCCTTCCTGGATGCAATCCTGCACGATCATGTGGATGCTGCTACTGCATCCTCGGATGCGTCAACAATGTGAATAGGCCCTGCCGGGAACCTGCCCCAGCACCGCATCACCGTCACAAGTGCAGTCCGGCCATGACGGCGATTTCTGACGTGTCAGTCCCCGCAAGCAAGGCCCCGCCAACCACAGGGGGCGGTTCGCCACCGTCGAGGACCTCCAAGCTATCACCGCGGCGGTTGTAGACTCCGGCGAACAGGCAGATCCTGGGTTATGTGATGAGAAAGCTCACGGCTTCCGTGTCATCTACTAAGAGGCTCGACAGGCCGCAAAGGATGTACGCGAGATTGTTTGTCGAGTCTGTGGGGTGCTTGGTAGCCAAAACTTTGATCTGCCCTCGAAGAGGGCTAATGCTATTTACGCCGTCACGGCATACTTCTTTGACTCATGTGACATCTTTGAGGAAGCGCCTGCTGATAGCATTGGAGGCGAGGTGCGGCATGTTGCCACCAACTAAAGGCATCAAGCCTCAGCGTGCTCTGCTAACCATTAGGGGCAAGCCTGATTTCTTGAAATCACCCGCAACCGTTTCAGGACTTTGGGAGCGGTTCTCGAAGCGCTCAAGTGAGGCTCGCGGAGACGCCATTATCACCTTCGATTGGTTTGCTGCCGACCAGACCTGAGCCCACCCGAGATGGATCCTCTTGAGTGGTGTCCCGAAGGTCCGATCTGGCCATATTTTCACGGACTGGGTCGATCCGCCCCCAAGGACTCATGGCGATTATTGCAGGGGCGTGTACCCAAAGTTCCGGTGAAGAAGACTCATCTGCAAACAACCAGACGTTTGGTTGGCAGCCTTCGTCGGTACTGCGGATGAAGGAGACATTTGGCAGCGAACTTACAACCCAAACGTTGCGAATGTTTCATTGAAAATCTCCCGCATGCGGCGGCGGGTGGAATAGCGTGTTTCCATGTCTTTGATTGCTTTTTTGATGTAGTTTTTGGTTTCTTGCCGTGGTTTCTGGCAGTGGAATTCGGCGGCGGTAAGTACCCGGCTGAGTACTTTTGCGGCGTTGTAGTAGGCGGCTTCGCCGGTGTTTTCTAGGTTTCGCCATGCTTGCTGTACTGCGATTTCGGCTGCGAGTCCGGGGTTTATGATCGCTAGCCAGCTTAGTTCGCGTTTCCAGGTGTCGGGGTCAAAGCCGTAGTTTTCGGGGTTGGCCATGAGTTCGTTGAAGGTTTCAGCTTGGTGGTGGGAATAGATTGCGTGGTGCAGTCCGGATTGCATGCCGAAATAGCCGCTGGTGTTGGTTAGAAGTGTGTGGAGTTCGTCGGTGAGGGCACCGGATTGGATTTCATTGAGCACCATGAGGTTGAAGAAGCATTCGGCGGTTGGCGAGATGGCGTAGTAGGTGCATAGATACATTTTTGCCGCAGCAAGTTGGTTTGTTTCAACGAGGTTGTAAAAGATGTCGTGTGATGCGGAGCCACAAGAGGTTTTGAGTGGGGATGCGTCGGCGTGGTTTTTTATGGTGGTTAACCACTGGGTTTGTTGTTCGAGAGATACGGGTGCGGTGAAAACGAGTTCAAGTGCTTTGGTGCCTTCGTCTTCGGCAAGGAGGAGTTCCAGTGCGGTTTGCCAGTCGCCTTGGGCCTCTTTAAGTGCCACAAGTAGGAGGAAAGCCGGGGTGGCGTGGTTGAAGTACTGATGTGGGTTGTCTGTGTCGGTGAGGGCTGCGTGCAGGGTGTTTTCGTAGTGGGTGATGGCGGGGTCGTCGAAAAGCGGTAAAAACTCGGAAATGTGTAGTTGGGTGCGTGTGGCATTGGCTAGTTGTTGTTTTACTAACCATTTTGCCAGGTTAATGGGGCGAACGTTGGTGTCTTGGCACAGTCTGATATAGAGCGAAATGAGCCGTTGCATGTGCGGGTTAAGCGCCTCGGGTTTGTATGCGGAGTCGAGGATTTCTAGGAGGGTTCGTGCTTGCTTTGCGACGGCCTTGCCGCGTCCTACATTGATGTGTTCTTCAATCATGCACAGCAGTTCGCCTAGGTCGACTGTGAGTTTTTCTTCATTACTAAACGAACTTTTTATCAAGGCTTTGAAGTCTTTGACTTTTGTGTTCAGCATCGCGGCGATGTCGGCGTCGCTGCCGAGCGCGATGGTGGATCTTTCTTCCAACCAGCGGGCAAATTCGGGTATTTCGTGTGCGGCTTGATCGACCAGCAACCTAAGTTTGCTGTGTGGGAAGGAATCGAGAAACTGTGATACAGGATCGTCCGCAACGGTTTCGTCGTCAAAGGATAACGTGTCAATCACAGTAGTTTCATCGGCGATGGGGAAGTTGTTGCCGCGATCATTTTTCGGCCAGGTGGTGGGGATGGTCATGCCGAAGGTTTCTAGAAGTTCCGCCGGGTCGGTGTTGGTTTCTTCGCAGGTGACGGCTAGTAATGCTGCGATGATGTGTTCGCAGCTTTTGTCGAAGGTACATTGTTGGCAGGAGTTGAGGCTGACATCGTGGCAGGGAAATACACACACCGTGGTGGTTGTTTCCGTGCGAGGGTCGAAAACCTCAGCGTCAATGCGGGTGAAGGGGCCAAAGCGCCCAATTATGGCTGTCCCGATGTCGGCGAAGCTGCTGCTGGTGACGGTAACGCAATTGAGGGCGGCCAGTGATAGTGCGGTTCGGAACTTCGGTTTCCCGGAGATGGTTCGATACAGTGCGAATCGTTGGTCAACGACATGGGAAAGATCAAAAGTGATGGCCACGGGTTACCTTTATGCGATGATAAGTGAGCAATTTCCTACATCGAAGTGTAGTAGAACTATTACTAATAACGTCGGTGCGGGGGGACAGGGGATGGAGAAAATGGTGACATTAACCGGCCAACTTATATGTGCCAACCAGGCTGAATTGGCACTGGTGGAGGAGCTTTTACCGGAGCATATTTCCTTAACGCGTACCGAAAACGGGTGCGTGTCTTTTGATGTTGTACAGACTACTAACCCGTTGGTGTGGGACGTGTCGGAAGTATTCGTTGACTCAGATGCGCTTGCCGCACACCAAAAACGAGCGGCGGAAAGCCGGTGGGGCCAGGCAACTAACCGGATTGAACGCCGCTATCTAGTAACGGAAAACTAGTGGGATTAGGATCCTTGAGTTCCTATCTCCATTTGAAGCCTCAGCAGGTAGCCGTCGGGGTCTTGGACCAGGAATTGCTGCACCCCAATTTCGGTGTCGCCGGTGCGGTACCACTGAGTTTCGGGTTCTACAAACAGTGGATAGTTTTCGGCGCGTAGCCGTTCTAAGGCGGGAGTGTAGTCGGGCACAACCACCTCGAAATTAATGCCTCTACCGAGCGGTTTTTCCGCAGGTGCCGTCAGCCAGGTTCGCCCGATGGCGATCTGGTCGAGCATGATATGGGCATCACCTAGCGT
The nucleotide sequence above comes from Corynebacterium mustelae. Encoded proteins:
- the ychF gene encoding redox-regulated ATPase YchF, translated to MSLTLGIVGLPNVGKSTLFNALTRNDVLAANYPFATIEPNIGLVELPDARLTRLAEIFGSERILPATVSFVDIAGIVKGASEGEGMGNAFLANIREADAICQVVRAFADENVIHVDGKVDPSTDIQIINTELILADLQTIEKALPRLEKEAKKNKELADTVAATKQAKKILEDDRTLFSAAKSGEIDLALLRDLHLMTAKPFLYVFNSDEEVLLDDARKQQLRDLVAPADCVFLDAKTETELLELDEEEALELLESVGQTEPGLHSLAKAGFATLGLQTYLTAGPKESRAWTIHKGDTAPKAAGVIHTDFERGFIKAEIVSFEDLDKAGSMAEAKAQGKVRMEGKDYVMVDGDVVEFKFNV
- a CDS encoding type II toxin-antitoxin system RelE/ParE family toxin; the protein is MIISFGDRDTERVWRREAVTKLDPRIHKTANRKLHQLDAATTLDTLRVPPGNRLEALKGNRKGRYSIRVNKQWRITFRWTDGGPEDVTVEDCH
- a CDS encoding HigA family addiction module antitoxin, with amino-acid sequence MTEKLYPPIHPGEVLMEDFIEGFGITQNKLAVSIGVPPRRINEIVHGKRGITADTALRLGKYFGIEPKFWLNLQSRYELELAEEKVGEQISAIQPLDAA
- a CDS encoding DDE-type integrase/transposase/recombinase; its protein translation is MCGKSKGKTPITTHQGTQADTRPDVVNRNFTASCPNRLWVADITYVLTRKGFVYTACITDVFSRTIIGWALSDSLRT
- a CDS encoding IS3 family transposase; its protein translation is MYGVRKMRHALRRAGVTIGREQTARVMRLAGVR
- the thiM gene encoding hydroxyethylthiazole kinase; the protein is MLLIPARQISGEIRENSPLVGCITNTVVTNYTANLLLAVGAAPAMVDIVGEAGLFTGVSDATLINLGTPTPEQREAALEAASFAHAAGRIWVLDPVAVGSLPVRTDLAKDLLTHLPVVIRGNASEIIALAGKGVGGRGVDSSDSVGEAIVAAQALSQTYGSIVAISGEVDAIVQGNTVVRIAGGSALLTKVTGAGCALGALIGAAASTNKDILSGVVAAHVMYAAASEKAAARCTGPGTFGVYFLDELAALTDADLDRISVSVEKIGAGDTAGGMGQ
- the thiE gene encoding thiamine phosphate synthase is translated as MSGADRGASFLHLYLVTDHDLCLKAGRSVLDTVSLAVEGGVTCVQLREKKGQTKDFLELTVQVCQAVGHKVPVIINDRVDVFLAARALGVHVAGVHVGHSDLPARLVRELIGPHALLGLSAATPAEVREAEESGVVDYIGVGTVHSTTTKDDAPRPLGVEGVSTLAASTHLPTVAIGGIGVADMEPLGKSHIDGVAVVSAICSALDARAASQELYQQWQRGRDKKKEK
- the thiD gene encoding bifunctional hydroxymethylpyrimidine kinase/phosphomethylpyrimidine kinase — protein: MMNTPRVLSVAGSDPSGGAGIQADLKAMSACGAYAMTVITALTAQSTKGVAGVHPVPVDFVRAQLDTLLDDITPNATKIGMLASRELAEVVGEYLQRLDNVVLDPVMVATSGDSLLAPDAIDTVRELCTKVDLITPNMAEAAVLLDCAVAATPDDLCAQAQALMDMGVRRVIVKGGHLDNVATDVYADEDGISLITAERINTCNTHGTGCSLSGAIAALRPATSTWYEAVARAKHYLTGAIGAADSLALGHGNGPVQHFYELWSCARDTVGTTLSFPTIPARTIR
- the tenA gene encoding thiaminase II; translated protein: MAFTDELWADTSDVYQAITSHPFVTGLGDGSLPRETFAYYMAQDGLYLGEYARVLAGLATQCDSADDLLFWVDSARTAIVVERELHASHVDLTAETSMSPTCRAYTSFLLGVLESGSYGVAAAAVLPCYWIYQEVGQHLLAAAGDLKGHAYGDWIGMYADEDFAQSVRHARDIVDKLGERASKQERARMHEAYATAARYEWMFWDAACRKESWAV
- a CDS encoding type 2 periplasmic-binding domain-containing protein yields the protein MMPPGQVRGTLTIGVILSIFRNELAIGILSAHVVPHDQDVVTVPLVDGPGGSSIWLGTSSTQAPPPEPSWMQSCTIMWMLLLHPRMRQQCE
- a CDS encoding ABC-three component system protein, with product MVCRVCGVLGSQNFDLPSKRANAIYAVTAYFFDSCDIFEEAPADSIGGEVRHVATN
- a CDS encoding putative quinol monooxygenase, with protein sequence MEKMVTLTGQLICANQAELALVEELLPEHISLTRTENGCVSFDVVQTTNPLVWDVSEVFVDSDALAAHQKRAAESRWGQATNRIERRYLVTEN
- a CDS encoding bleomycin resistance protein, with amino-acid sequence MNEPALVPELSVTDIDASLDFWCRLIGFSVRYSRPEENFAYITLGDAHIMLDQIAIGRTWLTAPAEKPLGRGINFEVVVPDYTPALERLRAENYPLFVEPETQWYRTGDTEIGVQQFLVQDPDGYLLRLQMEIGTQGS